A single genomic interval of Malania oleifera isolate guangnan ecotype guangnan chromosome 13, ASM2987363v1, whole genome shotgun sequence harbors:
- the LOC131146095 gene encoding uncharacterized protein LOC131146095, whose translation MEVCGKSLVAGATNVIFLSTILGQDGAIPSHKCDWKCENELVCGNMYRCKLTGHTHICDKNCDQRILYDNQSSLCRASGQVFPLTSVEEQAVRGVRRKLDAENSPSDNCAFKRIRRDTQFHPSPFERSFSAFGPICSQVGDGMDLS comes from the coding sequence ATGGAGGTATGTGGCAAATCTTTGGTAGCAGGGGCTACAAACGTTATTTTTCTGTCAACTATTCTTGGGCAAGACGGGGCGATCCCTTCTCACAAATGCGACTGGAAATGTGAAAACGAACTCGTGTGTGGAAACATGTACCGCTGTAAACTGACTGGACACACACATATCTGTGACAAAAACTGTGACCAGAGAATTCTGTATGATAACCAAAGCTCACTTTGCAGAGCGAGCGGGCAGGTTTTCCCCCTTACATCGGTGGAAGAACAGGCAGTGAGAGGAGTCCGCAGGAAGCTTGATGCTGAGAATTCTCCCTCTGATAACTGTGCTTTTAAGCGCATCAGACGGGATACTCAGTTTCATCCGTCTCCCTTTGAGAGATCATTTTCTGCTTTCGGTCCAATCTGCAGTCAAGTTGGGGATGGCATGGATCTGAGCTAG
- the LOC131146094 gene encoding pathogenesis-related thaumatin-like protein 3.5 → MLTKRSGTNGFIARVRSAPSFAWIFPTFFLFLISFFSSGSLSCTFTITNNCPHTIWPGTLAGSSSAQLLTTGFRLDSGQTIRIPTVPGWSGRIWGRTGCVFNELGVGTCQTGDCGGRLECDGNGATPPASLFEITLGRGNDKDFYDVSIVDGYNLPLVAAPYGVFGGCNATGCTSNINMGCPKELQVVGGGGEGEREGVVACRSACEAFGLDQYCCSGEFANPTTCRPTFYSSIFKRACPRAYSYAFDDGTSTFTCKAYDYDIIFCPDVNGMKRSNSGFTFSSIQESSNAETRRMVSSAFIFLAFSMSTLLILNIQL, encoded by the exons ATGTTGACAAAACGCTCTGGTACCAATGGGTTTATTGCAAGGGTGAGAAGTGCACCCTCGTTTGCCTGGATATTTCCCACTTTCTTTCTATTCcttatttctttcttctcttctggCTCTCTCTCCTGCACATTCACTATAACAAACAACTGCCCCCATACCATATGGCCAGGTACACTAGCCGGTTCGAGCTCAGCGCAGCTTCTGACCACCGGATTCCGATTGGACTCTGGTCAAACCATTAGGATTCCGACCGTTCCAGGATGGTCTGGTCGAATATGGGGCAGGACGGGCTGCGTATTTAATGAGTTGGGAGTTGGCACCTGCCAAACTGGTGACTGCGGCGGAAGGCTGGAGTGTGACGGAAATGGAGCCACCCCGCCTGCATCGCTCTTTGAGATTACCCTGGGAAGAGGCAACGATAAAGATTTCTACGACGTGAGCATTGTGGATGGGTATAATTTGCCGCTTGTTGCTGCCCCCTACGGTGTCTTTGGGGGTTGCAATGCCACCGGCTGTACCTCCAATATCAACATGG GATGCCCAAAGGAGCTGCAGGTGGTGGGAGGGGGTGGGGAGGGAGAGCGAGAGGGAGTGGTCGCATGTAGGAGTGCGTGTGAGGCATTTGGGCTAGATCAGTACTGCTGCAGTGGAGAGTTTGCCAACCCAACAACGTGCAGACCAACCTTCTATTCGAGCATATTCAAAAGGGCTTGTCCCAGGGCCTATAGCTACGCTTTTGACGATGGCACCAGCACATTCACATGCAAAGCATATGATTATGATATTATCTTCTGTCCCGATGTCAATGG GATGAAGAGATCAAATAGTGGATTTACTTTTTCATCAATTCAAGAGAGCAGTAATGCAGAGACCAGAAGGATGGTTTCCTCTGCATTTATATTTTTAGCCTTTTCGATGTCAACCCTTCTCATCTTAAATATACAACTCTAA